Proteins found in one Thermodesulfatator atlanticus DSM 21156 genomic segment:
- a CDS encoding prepilin-type N-terminal cleavage/methylation domain-containing protein has product MKKPPQGFSLIEILVALVIAGISLSWFLYVLSHSYYTSARLFERLKLFDAVSPFRAYLLTELKEGAINLDELENFSDDPLTFSSYTTLPEGKVALQINRKEKNIFFENSGKQASLQEYNLILQNKDLAVHLLWQFYSWQDGQP; this is encoded by the coding sequence ATGAAAAAGCCCCCACAGGGATTTAGTCTTATTGAAATTCTGGTAGCACTGGTAATCGCAGGTATAAGCCTTAGTTGGTTTCTTTATGTGCTTTCTCATTCGTATTACACCTCAGCAAGGCTTTTTGAACGCTTAAAACTTTTTGACGCCGTGTCACCTTTTAGGGCTTATCTTTTAACAGAGCTAAAAGAAGGCGCCATCAACCTGGACGAACTTGAAAACTTCTCTGACGACCCTCTTACCTTTTCTTCATATACCACCTTACCTGAGGGAAAAGTAGCCCTGCAAATAAATCGTAAAGAAAAGAATATTTTCTTTGAAAATTCAGGCAAGCAGGCCAGCTTGCAGGAATATAATTTAATTCTTCAAAATAAAGACCTTGCCGTCCACCTTCTTTGGCAGTTTTATTCATGGCAAGACGGGCAGCCATGA